From Gammaproteobacteria bacterium:
ACAATGTTGAGACCTGGGGCGGTCATGACAAACAATTTCGCTGCTTCTACTTGTGAGTCTTCTGAGTTGAAAATCTCTAGCAATGTTTTATCGGCTTGGAGAGCTTTTACGAATTCGGGTTTGCGGAAAGCTTCGGCTATTCTTTTTGGATCGCTTTCATCAAATTCGTACCCTAAGAAATTAGAACATATGTCATTTAAACCAAGAAGATTGGGATGTTTTGCAAAAAGGTCATTATCTATTAAGTAATTTTTTGCTGCTTCTAGTTGAGTAGCGTCTGACGCAGATTTACCTACAACTTTTAACGCTTCGATGTAATCGCCATCTTGCGTGAAGAAGCCTGTTAACTTGTGACTTAATGTAATTTCGAATTTCTTTTCGCCTTGCATCGTTGTGATCCTTCCTCTTTAAGGTTTATAAAAATATCGTGTTCAGCCCTTCGGCTGGTGACCGCGAAGTATAACTCAATTTGCTCTGAGTTCAAATACTTGCGGGTTATATTTACAGGAAATTCTGAGTACGAAGTTAAGGCTTTAGCAGGAATCTCCGGGTTTTAAAATCGGGCATCACGAATACAGGGCATTGAGTGACCAAAACATCCAAAAATCCTAACCGGGAGATGCTGTGGATGTTAGAGTGATTTTTTGATAAGATAGGCTGTTTTGGTATTGGTAGCAGGGTCCCTGGTAGGACTTTAGTTTTGTTCGATAATGGGAGGGGAATATAGTGACAGAATCGCAAGTATCGCGTAATTCGGTAATGTTGGGCTGGGCTATTTGTGGTCTGGGTGCCTTGTTTTATTGTTATGAGTATCTTTTGCGCATAGAACCGAGTGTGATGGTTCCAGACTTAATGCATAAATTTCAATTAACTGCAGAAGAATTCGGGTTTATTACTTCACTCTATTATATCGCTTATACACCTATGCAAATCGTCGTTGGATTGATGACAGATATCATGGGTCCGCGGAAAATGTTAACGCTAGCGGTGCTGATTTGTGCGCTAGGCAGCTTACTTTTTGGTTCCACCGACCTGGTGTGGTTGGCTGGCACGGGGCGATTTTTAGTCGGTTTTGGTAGTGCGTTTGCGTTTGTGGGCGTGCTCAAACTAGCCGCGATCTGGTTGCCCATTAGTCGATTTGCCTTGTTTGCTGGTTTGGCGACAGCCTTGGGTATGGTTGGGGCAATGACGGGGGTTGTTCAATTATCGAGCCTTGTAGAGTCAATCGGCTGGGAAAAGACGGTATTTATTGGGACGGTCATCGGTTTTATGCTTGTGCCGGTCATTTGGTTAGTTGTGAGAGATACCCATGGTGACCCTGAATATATGGAACCTCTAGAACGGGTTACATTACGGGAAGCTTTGCGTGGTGTTTGGTCAATCGCCAAAAATATTCAAATGTGGTATGCCGGACTTATTGGTCTTGCTCTCTATATGTCCTTGTCGGTGTTCGGTGAATTATGGGGCGTCGACTTCCTTGTGAAAACATATGGTTACACACCTCATCAAGCTTCATACGCCAATGCGATGGTATTTGCAGGTTGGTTAGTTGGGGCTCCTTTTGCAGGATGGTTTTCAGATTTACTCCGATCACGTCGGATGACTCTGATTTTAGGATGTGTTACATCCGGGTTGTGTTTTCTAACACTTCTTTATCTCACGCCTCAATCTCCTTATATCGTTTATGCATTGATTTTCCTGTTTGGGTTTTTCTCTTCAACAGAGATCGTGTGTTTTGCGATTGGTCGAGAAAATTGCCCGTTTCATATGTCAGGCTCTGCGGTTTCCTTCGTTAACATGCTGGTTATGTTTGGTGGAATGTTATTTTCACCGCTCGTTGGAAAATTGCTTGACCATACTTGGACAGGTCAAATGGTCGATGGAGTGAGGACATATTCAGCAGCGAATTATCAAGTGGCTTTGGTGATGATTCCGTTATGCTTATTTGCTGCTTTAATTCTATCTTTCATGATGCGCGAATCGTATGGCGCAGGTGAAGATGCGTAATTATCACTAATATGTCAGATGACTTATCACGAGAACAAAATATCGCGCGGCTGCGTTATAGCTGCCGCCGCGGTATGCTCGAGCTGGATGCTCTTTTAGCCCGATTCATTTCATCATCTCAGTTTGCTCAACTCACCGCAGAACAAATTAAAAATTTTGATCGATTATTGGATGAAACTGATCCTCAATTGCTCAGTTGGTTCATGGGGCAAGAGATTTGCAATGATGCTGAGCTGCGTGAGCTAATTAATATTATCGTCGCGTTCTAATACCTGGTTTTTATAAATTATTTTTCCAGGATCGTAGTATTCCAAGTATTTCTTGTGGCGTGTTCAATACTTTTCCAGCGTAATTTTCCGCCGCTTTTTTGACTGACGGAACTGCGCAGCGTAAAAAGGGGTTGGTCATTTTTTCAAGAGAAAGCGGAGCGGGAACAGTAGGAAGATTTTTTTGACGTAGTTGTGTTACCTGATCAATTCGCTGTTGGATATCAAGATTTTCAGGCTCTACTGTCTGCGAAAATTTTAAATTTGATGCAGTATATTCATGTCCACAATACACTAATGTTTTTTCATTCAGTGAGACGATCCTCATTAGAGAATTGTACATTTGATCTATTGTGCCTTCAAAAATTTTTCCGCAGCCCGCTGTGAATAAAGTATCACCAGTAAATACAACATCATCATTATAGTAAGCTATATGACCCAGTGTATGCCCAGGAATATGCATAACATTAAATGTCATTCCTAGTCTTTCTAGATTAATGACATCGCCATCATTAAGATGATGAGTCATCCCTGGAACCGGTTCTTTTGCAGGGCCGTAAACCGGAACATCAAATTTTTGTAATAATTTTTCTATGCCGTTGATGTGATCCCAGTGATGATGAGTGATTAAAATGCCTGATAAATTGAGGTGATGATCGTTGAGGAAATTGAAAACAGGATCTGCTTCGCCTGGATCAACGATGATACAGTTTTTTGTGGCAGCATTAATCATGCAAGCAATATAATTGTCTGATAATGCGTTGATAAGTTGTATCTCGATCACAAAAGGTGACGCCATATGGTGGAGGCGGCGAGAGTTGAACTCGCGTCCGTAAATCCGCTACCGTTGGTACTACATGTTTAGCCAAGTCATTGATTTAGCGATTACTAACCCGACTGGCAGGGGTAGTAACAGCGAGCCTAGTTAGGTTTTAACAGCATTGACTAAGGCGGTCGCTGCTGC
This genomic window contains:
- a CDS encoding MFS transporter, producing the protein MTESQVSRNSVMLGWAICGLGALFYCYEYLLRIEPSVMVPDLMHKFQLTAEEFGFITSLYYIAYTPMQIVVGLMTDIMGPRKMLTLAVLICALGSLLFGSTDLVWLAGTGRFLVGFGSAFAFVGVLKLAAIWLPISRFALFAGLATALGMVGAMTGVVQLSSLVESIGWEKTVFIGTVIGFMLVPVIWLVVRDTHGDPEYMEPLERVTLREALRGVWSIAKNIQMWYAGLIGLALYMSLSVFGELWGVDFLVKTYGYTPHQASYANAMVFAGWLVGAPFAGWFSDLLRSRRMTLILGCVTSGLCFLTLLYLTPQSPYIVYALIFLFGFFSSTEIVCFAIGRENCPFHMSGSAVSFVNMLVMFGGMLFSPLVGKLLDHTWTGQMVDGVRTYSAANYQVALVMIPLCLFAALILSFMMRESYGAGEDA
- a CDS encoding succinate dehydrogenase assembly factor 2, producing the protein MSDDLSREQNIARLRYSCRRGMLELDALLARFISSSQFAQLTAEQIKNFDRLLDETDPQLLSWFMGQEICNDAELRELINIIVAF
- the gloB gene encoding hydroxyacylglutathione hydrolase, producing the protein MASPFVIEIQLINALSDNYIACMINAATKNCIIVDPGEADPVFNFLNDHHLNLSGILITHHHWDHINGIEKLLQKFDVPVYGPAKEPVPGMTHHLNDGDVINLERLGMTFNVMHIPGHTLGHIAYYNDDVVFTGDTLFTAGCGKIFEGTIDQMYNSLMRIVSLNEKTLVYCGHEYTASNLKFSQTVEPENLDIQQRIDQVTQLRQKNLPTVPAPLSLEKMTNPFLRCAVPSVKKAAENYAGKVLNTPQEILGILRSWKNNL